The Globicephala melas chromosome X, mGloMel1.2, whole genome shotgun sequence genome contains the following window.
ttttccctatattttcttctaggagttttatggtttcaggtcttatgtttaagtctttaatccatttcaagttaatttttgtgagtgataTAAGATaaaggtccagtttcattcttccgCATAtgattatccagttttcccaggaccagttatcaaagagactatcctttccccattgagtattcttggcttctttgCCAAATATTAGTTAACTATATATACGagagtttatttttgggcttAATTCTGTCCattggtctgtttttatgccattaccatactgttttgattactacagccttgtaatatagtttgaaatcaggaaacttCATAcccccagctttgtttttcttcctcaagattactttggctgttCAGGGCCTTTTGTAGTTCCACTATTCTAAGTGCTAAGATACTTTTCTAGGTCCTTAGTCACTTTACCTTTGTTAATCCTCATAACGACCCAATGAGGATAGTactattgtctccattttacaaagcagggaaactgaaacccagagaggttTAAATAATTTACTCAATATCAACGCAGCTAGGTTTGTAATGTGCAGTGGACTCATCTTATGAGCAGGATTTGTAATGTGCAGAGCGCATTTGTGGCGGAGCGGGATTTGTAATGTACAATGGACTTACGCAGAAGTTAGGTTGGTATAGAAGACAAAAACGTTAGAATCAAAATTTCCCTCTAAAATCCCTAAAATTGCCCATAATGTATAGCATTATATTGTCTTTCAATTACTCCAAGATAGCTGGCTTTTCCTCCATTTTTGGAAGggattgctttttcttcatctaatcAACAGATAAAGTCATTGGCTTAGGTTTGGAGGccatgttttttgggggggggaaatTGTATCTTTAAACACTGAACAGAAGCACGTAGAGTTTATTTCTCTAAGTTATAGATGTGTGTGCAGTGTGCTGATAAAGcagccagcacagtgcctggaacacagtgggCGCTGAGTGCCTGGAAGCTAGCATTATTCCCCAGTACATGGCACTTCTCTTGGCCACTTCCACATATTGCCATCTCTCTGGTGCCTTGGTCCACCACTTTCCTCACCTTCTCTCACCCCGAAGGTCCTTTATGCTGATCTGAATCTTCCCTGATTTTTCTCCCTCTCAGCCCACACTGATCTTACCCTGCTTCATGTGATTCCCCCAGCTTTGAGAGTTTGGACTTCACAAAGGCAGTGTGCTCTGTGGAGTTTTGTCTCCCCCACAGCTCTTAGCACAGATTTGAGTCTAATGTGGGGCTCAGTGAGTCTACTGTGGGGCTCAGTGGTGGCTGAGTTAGGGGTTTCTGCAGCCCTCTTCTTGTTCTATATAATGAACACCCCCAGGGCATCACGGAAGCTGAGCGAGAGGCTTTTGAGCTGCTCCCGGATGATGAGCGCCAGTGCATCAAGTGCAAGACCACGTGCTTTCTATCAGCCCTAGCCTGCTATGACTGCCCAGACGGCCTTGTCTGCCTTTCCCACATCAATGACCTCTGCAAGTGCTCCAGTAGCCGGCAGTACctgcggtgagcagggggccTACCTGGAGGAAGTGGGCTGAGGAGGGGGATGCAGAACTGGGCCAGATGTGCTCTTCCCTGCCCTCTTCCTCCAGATATCGGTACACCTTGGATGAGCTCCCTGCCATGCTCCATAAGCTGAAGGTCCGGGCTGAGTCCTTTGACACCTGGGCCAACAAAGTGCGAGTGGCCCTGGAGGTGGAGGATGGGCGGAAGCGCAGTGAGTGATGGGGGGACGGAGGGACTCCACAGGCAAGTtctattcccttttcttctgtaCTCCCCCACCCGCTTCCTCTGCCTTTACTCAATACTGCCTACTCCTTGctgctctcattctctctccaGGCCTTGAAGAGCTGAGGGCACTAGAGTCTGAGGCCCGTGAGCGGAGATTTCCTAACAGTGAGCTGCTGCAGCGACTAAAGAACTGCCTGAGCGAGGCAGAGGCTTGCGTGTCCCGGGCTCTGGGGCTGGTCAGCGGCCAGGAAGCTGGGTATGGAAGCATGAGGCGTTGGGCACAGGTAGCCTGCTGAGGAGCCAGCACCTAGGAGAAGGACTatggcggggggaggggtggactCTGAGTACCATTAGGCAGATGACATCAGCAGGAAGCTGACAAGCACTGCAGTTGGAGGCGTTGGGGAGGGCAAGGAGACCAGGCAACTAGAATGGAGGGGAGCGCCCCAGTGCTAAGAAAGCTAGGAATGTTTCTTTTTATCAGTACCTGAAGGTACTGATTTCAGAGAGGCCGAGGGATTTTGTGGGCAGGGAGGTGTTGTGGGAGGTTTAGGGACAAGAAAAGGACACAGAAGCATAAACTGATCATAGAGTTCACAGTAGAAGATGGATTAAAATTGTCCAGCTTCTGTTACCATCAATTTCTAAGCTTCCCCCACCAAATATATATTCCTCTCTTCTAATTCTTTCCCCCCATCATATGAACTTGCATGTATCTTAAAACCCTCCCTCTAACCTGGGCATTTGTGGGGAACTGTGAAGTATGAGAGGTCAAGGTGGGCAGGGATGAGGAAAGGTGTTGGGCCTTAGcacagagatggagggaggggactgGGTTTGGACTTGAAACCCTACATGTGAAACTCCATAGCCCCTACAGGGTGGCTGGTCTACAGATGACCCTGGCTGAGCTCCGAGCCTTTCTGGACCAGATGAACAACCTGCCTTGTGCCATGCACCAGATTGGGGATGTCAAGGTGAGGAAGGGTGGACTTGAAGTGCTGCTGAGGGatcggggtggggggttgggggaccTGAGCAGTAGGCCATTCTTGGCTTCTTTCAAAAGTTGCAAGTATTTGGGCAAGACAGGATGCACATGTGAGAATAACAGGAGGTAAGAGGCAACGGGTTTTTAGCAAATTGCCTCTTAGAAATGGGATTTGAGGGGCAGGTGACAAGGGTACAGGTACAGGATGCATAGTCAAGGgaaggtttcctggtggaggtggaagaggagaaaggaagtaaCAAGGATGTTTGTGGGCCTGGAAAGCTGAGTCAAGTTCAGGAAGGTAGAGGAGTGGGATGGAGAGGGCAGTGGACACCAGTATGAGTGTAGAGATTGTGAGAAGGCCAAGCGTAGCAGAGCATTTTTAGGACAGAGGGTCTCCTGATGCTATACATCAAAATCCTCTGGGGACTTAAATAAAGCACAGGCTCCTGACCAACCCCTATTAAGAATCTCAAGGAGTGGACCCagagatctgcattttaacagatgCCACAGGGTATTCTATCGGGCAGTGAGTGTTGGGAACCACTGCTTAGGGCCTGGCAAAGGAAGAGAGCCCAGCCCGTGCTAGGCTCTCCTCGCAATTACTGGAGGGTAAGAAGGTAGGTAGGGCAGGGGTACGTAGTGGTGGAACTTCTGTGTGAGCCCTGCTGAGGATTTTGTTCTTTATCTGTGTCCTGGTAGGGTATTCTGGAACAGGTGGAAGCCTACCAGGTTGAAGCCCGTGAGGCCCTGGCCTCATTGCCCTCCAGTCCGGGGCTCCTGCAGTCCCTGCTGGAGAGAGGGCGGCAGCTGGGGGTGGAGGTACctgaggcccagcagctccagcgGCAGGTGGAACAGGCGCGATGGCTGGATGAGATGAAACGCACACTGGCCCCCTCAGCCCGAAGGGGCACCCTGGCTGTCATGCGGGGACTGTTGGTCGCGGGTGCCAGTGTAGCCCCTAGCCCTGCTGTGGACAAGGCCCGAGCTGAACTGCAGGAGCTACTGACCATTGCTGAACGCTGGGAGGAGAAGGCCCATCTCTGCCTGGAGGCCAGGTGGGTCTAGCTTCTTCCCCTCCCTGCTCTACCACAACCTTCAAAGTTTAGCAGAGAAGCTGAAGATGATTCCCATGGGTGGCCTTGGGCACCAGACTCCTGTGTTGGTGTATTGACTATCCTCGCCTTTTTtgtttcctatcttttttttttttttaaactccatagTACACGTAGAGGCAGAGATAGTCTTACGGAGAAGCAGAGATGGACAGATACAGAGCTATATAGAGGACTAGCTCCACAGGCTGACGTGTGCACACACTCACAAGCACAAGTACCAAAAGGCAGATGGACAGGTGTCAGTAGAAAGACACCATGCATGGGACAATCTGACAAAGTGCAGCACCAGGTTAATACTGCAGGTTGTGTGTGTAGGCACTGCCAACAGGCTGACAGACTGGTGGACAAGCAGAGGCATGGAGGTATGGCAGAAGTTGGGTGCGTGCAATCTGGAGCAAGCAGGGACTGACAGCCATGCGTAGGCAGAATACAAGCAAATAGGCCCAAGCAGCAGCCCCAGGGGCTCATATCGCTGTATCTGGAAGTCAGGCTGGGCTTCTGGTTAGGCAGACCACCCCACACTGAGGCCTCTCTTTTCCCTACCTTTAGGCAGAAGCATCCACCAGCCACGCTTGAGGCCATAATTCATGAGGCAGAAAACATCCCTGTTCACCTGCCCAACATCCAGGCTCTCAAGGAGGCTCTTGCTAAGGCCCGGGCCTGGATTGCTGATGTGGACGAGATCCAAGTGAGGACCCTGTtgcacacccccccccccgcccccgccccgttTACCCGACACCTTCAGTCCAGCTGGGAGAGATGGCATACATTGCCTTGCGCTGGGTTGAGTTGGGTTGGCTAGAGAGAGGAAGGGGTCACAGCGCATCGTGAGGAGGCAAAACGTGCTTGGTGAGCATTGTGAAGAAGGGTTGCAAGGCTGGCCTGAGGGAAGTTAGGATGCTGGTTAGGATGAgaatggtggggggcagggaggatagAAGAGGCAAACCACAACAAAATAACTAGTCTGGTGGTCCTGGGGACTGACTGGATATCCAGAGGCTGAGCCAATGGATGTAGGAGTTGTAAGAGAGAGCCAGGTGGGTGTGCCTTCCTTAGGATGATCCCTGTTTTTTCTGCCTCAAGACTGATTCCAGTCTGTCTTCCCAGCTCAGGGCCAGGCACAGAGTAGCATCATAGATGTTGGCAAGTTGAACTGAGCTTTCTCTTGCCCCTGTCCCAGAATGGTGATCACTACCCCTGCCTGGATGACTTGGAGGGCCTGGTGGCTGTTGGCCGGGACCTACCTGTGGGGTTGGAGGAGCTGAGACAGCTAGAGCTGCAGGTACTGACGGCGCACTCCTGGAGGGAGAAGGCCTCCAAGACCTTTCTCAAGAAGAATTCTTGCTACACTCTGCTGGAGGTGAGGCCTAGGACCCTGACCCACAGCCTCTCCTGCCTCTGGCCCAGCTGTTGAGACAGCTCATATGAGTGGGGCTTTGGGGGtgctgggcaggggagggagggggtgggagtgaggggaagCCTGGACATTCCTCCTTTGTCTGCTTGCCTCAGGTGCTCTGCCCATGTGCAGACGCCGGCTCAGACAGCACCAAGCGCAGCCGGTGGATGGAGAAGGAGCTGGGGTTGTACAAATCTGACACAGAGTTGCTGGGGCTGTCTGCGCAGgacctcagggacccaggctctgtGGTAAGGAGCTTGGGCCCAGATGGGGAGAAGAGCCTGGTGACAATAGTGTCTGAGCCAGGTGGCCATGAGCAGCAGACTGCttgctccctgggcctcagttctcCTGGTTTGGGAGTGGGGTATTCATGGTGCCAGAGAAGGAGGGTTGGGGTGCTGACCTCTCCTCCCCTGTCCTGGGCACGGCAGATCGTGGCCTTCAAGGAGGGGGaacagaaggagaaggagggaatTCTGCAGCTGCGTCGCACCAACTCCGCCAAGCCCAGTCCACTGGCATCATCGACCACAGCTTCCTCTGCAACCTCCATCTGTGTGTGTGGGCAGGTGCCAGCTGGGGTGGGAGCTCTGCAGTGTGACCTGTGTCAGGACTGGTTCCATGGGCGATGTGTGTCGGTACCCCGCCTCCTCAGTTCCCCAAGGCCCAGTCCCACCTCATCCCCACTGCTGGCCTGGTGGGAGTGGGACACCAAATTCTTGTGTCCGCTGTGCATGCGCTCACGGCGCCCACGCCTGGAGACCATCCTGGCACTGCTGGTAGCGCTGCAGAGACTGCCTGTGCGGCTGCCTGAGGGTGAGGCCCTGCAGTGCCTCACAGAGAGGGCCATCAGCTGGCAAGGCCGTGCCAGGCAGGCTCTGGCCTCTGAGGATGTGACTGCTGTGTTGGGACGGCTGGCCGAGCTTCGCCAGCGGCTGCAGGCTGAACCCAGGCCCGAGGAGCCCCCTACCTACCCTTCAGCCCCTGCCTCTGACCCTGTCAGAGAAGGCAGTGGCAAGGATATGCCTAAGGTGAGCTGCACAGCCCAGCTCTTTCGCCCTCAAATTCCTGTCTCCTAGCCCTCACCCTTACTTAGGCTCCAGCCCTGTCCCTGCTCTATGACTTTTGGTCTCCTTTGGCCTGGCCTCCCTGCCCCGTTCTGCCTCCTCTCCAGATCCCTGCAATGCTCCATGCCGGCAGCCTGTGTCTGCCCTCCTCCCGGAGGTGGAGGGTCCCAAGTCTGAGGTTGTGGGGGAGCAATCGGGCCTGGTTCTTCAGTTACCGCTACCTGTCCTTGctctcttcggcaggtgcagggGTTGCTGGAGAATGGAGACAGCATGACCAGTCCCGAGAAGGTAGCCCCGGGGGAGGGCTCAGGTAAGAGAGGTAGGTTTAGGTGTGGGTAGGCTGTTTATTGGATTTCACCAGAGTGACCCACGTGGTCCTCGGCTCTGTCGTGGGGGGTACGACCGGGAGCAGCCTCTAACCCAGCTTGTCCCCGCAACCCCTCAGACCTGGAGCTGCTGTCCTCGCTGTTGCCACAGTTGACTGGCCCTGTGTTGGAGCTGCCTGAGGCAACCCGGGCCCCCCTGGAGGAGCTCATGTTGGAGGGGGATCTGCTTGAGGTGACCCTGGATGAGAACCACAGCATCTGGCAGCTGCTGCAGGCTGGGCAGCCTCCAAACCTGGAGCGGATCCGCACACTTctggaggtgaggagaggagggATCATGGGCAGGGATGGGAGGTCAGGCCAAGCAGGCAGGGAGCCCAGGCCTGACCACTGTCCCGCACTTCTCTTTGCCCGTTGGTGATCACAGCTGGAGAAGGCAGAGCGCCATGGGAGCCGAGCACGGGGCCGGGCGCTggagaggcggcggcggcggaagGTGGATCGGGGTGGGGAGGGCGATGACCCAGCCCGAGAGGAGCTAGAGCCAAAGAGGGTACGGAGCTCAGGGCCAGAGGCCGAGGaggcccaggaggaggaggagctggaggaggagacTGGGGGTGAgggcccacccctgcccaccactGACAGCCCCGGCACCCAGGAGAACCAGAATGGCTTGGAGCCGGCACTAGGGGCCAGTTCAGGCTCCTCGGCCCCTTTCTCCACTTTGACTCCCCGGCTGCACGTGCCCTGCCCGCAGCAGCCGCCTCAGCAACAATTGTGACAGTGGCTGAGCCTAGCACAGACCCCAACAGAGACCCCTTGGCCTCAAGGATCCTCTTTCTGACCATCAGGCCTGCTTCTTGGGAGGTGGGCGAGTAGGGGGGAtggccacccccccaccccagcccatccCCGAGTCCCTTGACTTTTATATTCTGACTCCAAGGTATTGTTCAGacctcagctcctgggggccGGCCCCTGGAGTCCCCCTCCCTGGTAGCCTCTAACCAGCATTCCCAGACACCTGAGGCAGATAGACAgatgggcaggtgggcaggggggTGGCTGGGGCTGGGCCGGCACCATTCCAGAGACACGGCCAGTGCATATGCAAACTGGGGGaatctcctctcccttctctccccagttGTGGCCCTCGCCAGGCCATGCTACACTAACCTCACCTCTCCCTTtcactctttctcctccttccccccttctcctgcctccctcctccctttgcctccttctcctcccttcccctgacTGTTCCACCCAGGAGGAGGAAACTTCACATAGCTGTGCtcacagttttttattttaaatgaatttggcTGGGGAGCTGAGCAGGGCTCCCTGTGATCTGAAGAAAGCTTTTGGTGCTTGTCCTCACTACCACCTTGATCTTCCCTCCATGTCCTGCcctgtctcctttcctcctcctgggTTCATGTTGTAATAAAAGAAGATTGTTGGTGTGTAATTAAtttgttcaaaagaaaaaaaaagcaaaacaagaaactTGGTTCCAACTGAagcctattttaattttattttattattttcctcttgtTAGAAATAAAACCCTTAGCAACATTTTTTGGAAACATGTTTCTGAAGTGCATTTCTCTGTGGTGGGGGAGAACAGTGTCAGAtactattttaggctttgtgggccaagaGGAAAAACCAAGTGGATAACCAGTGTTCCTAAGGCCATATACTGAGTACtttatcctttctcctttccttttttttttttttttttgcggtacgcgggcctctcactgttgtggcctctcccgttgtgctgttgtggagcacaggctccagacgcgcaggctcagcggccatggctcacgggcccagccgctccacggcatgtgggatcttcccggaccaaggcacgaacccgtgtcccctgcatcggcaggcggactctcaaccactgtgccaccagggaagcccctagaggaACAGAATTTTAAGGATGAATTTCTGAATTGGTTCTGGGGTTTCTGGAATTGGCTTTCTAATCTGATTAGATTTTAGAGACACTAATGACTATCCCAGTAGTAAAGAGAGCACGGATATTCCATGGCATGAACTGCTTATAGAGATACACAAAATATTACCAGTGGATACTCATAATCAACCATTCATAAGAAGCAAGGATCTGGGTGACTCTGTATTTTTGAACATGTTTCTTAAATTAATGACTATAATGAGCTTGGCTGGTTGCTCCTAATGTTGCTCTACAAAGTGGGGAAAGTAAAGACCAGCTCAAGGATTTGAATTCCCAGCACAAGAGCCACATAAATGACCTGAAAGCTTCTAGGTGTGCCCTGGAGACCCTTATCTCCTGTAGTTGCAGGGCTGAGATTGCTGAAAATCAAACCCAGAATCTCATCCTGCAACTGGCTGAATTTCAACACAAGTTGAATTCCTGGCCTTACAGGGTGTGTCCCCTGTTAAAGTGAGAGAGCATGGATGGGGAACGAATAGGATCCTGAAAGTTGGAATGGTGAGCCCACGTCTCCTTGAGGAACACTGCCAAAAGTTCATACTGTTAATCTTTCTCTCAGCCTTCCCCAAAGGGACCTACAGCCTTTTACCAGGGTAACCGTGCATTgagtaaaaggaaataatcagatctTTGGGGGACTACTGGACACTGGCTCTGAACTGACACTGTTTCCAGGAGACCACTCTGGTCCGCCAGTCAGAGTAGGAGCTTATGGAGGTCAGGGGATCGATGGAGTTTTAGCTCAGCTCTGTCTCACAGTGGGCCTCGTGGGTTCCCAAACCCGTCTTATGATTCTTTCCCCAGTCACAGAATGCATACTTGGAGTAGATCTACTCAGCAGCTGGCAGAATCCCTACATTGTTTCCCTGACCTGTGGAGTGAGGGCTATTATGGTGGGAAATTGTAAATGGAAGCCACTAGAACTGCCTCTACCTAGGAAAATAGTAAACTAAATGCAGTACTGCATTCCTGAGGGATTGCAGAGATTAGTTTCACCTTCAAGGACTTGAAAGATGCAGGGGTGGTGATTCCCATCATATCCCTATTCAACTCTATTTGGCCTGTGTGGAAGACAGATGGATCTTGGAGAATTGACAGTGGATTATTGCAGGCTTAACCAGGTGGTTACTCCGACTGCAGCTGCTGTACCTGATGTGGTTTCACTGAGCAAATTAACACATCCCTCGGTACCTGGTATGCAGTTATTCACCTAGCAAATGCTTCTTCTCCATCCCTGTCCATAAGGCCCACCAGAGGCACTTTGCTTTCAGCCAGCAAAGCCAGAAATACACCTTCACTGTCCTACAGTTGTATAACAACTCTCCAGCGCTATGTCATAATTTAGTTTGCACGTAGCTTTATCACCTTTCCTTTCCATGTGATATCACACTGGTCCATCACACTGATGACATTATGCTGACTGGATCTAGTGAGCAAGAAGTAGCAACTACTCTAGACTTACTGGTAAGGCATTTACACATCAGAAGGTAGGAtataaatctgacaaaatttaGCAGCCTTCTATGTCAGTGAAATTTCTAGGGGTCCAGTGGCATGGGGCATGTTGAGATAACCCTTCTAAGGTGAAGAGTAAATTGTTGTAGCCGGACGTCCTACAACTAAAAATGAGCCACAGTGCCTAGTGGGCCGCTTTGGATTTGGGCTGCAACATAGTCACTTGGGTGTGTTACTCTGGCCCATTTACCAAGTGACCCAAAAATCTTCTAGTTTTGAGTGGGgcccagaacaagagaaggctCTGCAACAGAGCTAGGCTTCTGTGCAAGCTGCTCTGTCACCTGGGCCATGCCACCCAGCAGGTCCAATTGTGCTTGAAGTGTCAGTGACAGATAGGGATGCTGTTTGGAGCCTTTGGCAGGCTCCTATAAGTGAATCGCAGCCCAGGCCTTTAGGATTTTGGAGCAAGATCCTACCATCATCCACAGATAACTACTCTCTTTGAGAAACAGCTCTTGGCCTGCTACTGGGCCTTAGTAGAGAATGAACACTTGACCATGGGCCACCAAGTTACCATGTGACCTGAGCTTCCCATCATGAACTAGGCATATGTGACCCACCAGTCATAAAGTTGGGCGTGCACAGCAACACTCCATCACCAAATGGAATTAGTATATACAATATATGATTGGGTCCGGGCAGGTCCTGAAGGCACAAGTAAGTTACATGAAGAAGTGGCCCAAATGTCCACGGCCCCCACTCCTACACTGCCTTCTCTCCCCCTACACTGCCTTCTCTCCTGCACCTATGGCCTCATGGGGAGTTCCCTACAATCAGTTGACAGGAAGAAAAGTCTCAGGCCTGGTTTATAGGTGGTTCTGCACAACATGCAGACACCACCCTAAAGAGGACAGTTACAGCACTACAGCCCCTCTCTGGGACATTCCTGAAGGACAGTGGTGAAGGAGATTCCTCCCAGTGGGCAGAACTTTGGGCAGTACTCCTGGTTGTTCACTTTTCTTGGAAGAAGAAATGGCCACACGTGATTACATATCGATTCATGGGCTGTGGCCAATGGTTTGGCTGCATGGTCAGGCACTTAGAAAGAACATGATTGGAAAATTGGTGACAAAGAAATTTGGGGAAGAGGTATGTGGATAGACCTCTCTGAATGGGCAAAAACCATGAAGATATTTGTATCCCATGTGAATGCTCCCTAAAGCGTGACCTTAACAGAGGAGGATTTTAATAATAAGTGGATAGGATGACCCATTCTGTGGACACCAGTCAGCCTCTTTCCCCAGCTACCCCTGTCTCATCGCCCAATGGGCTCATGAACAAAGTGGCCATGGTGGCAGCAATGGGGGTTGTGCAGGGGCTCCGCAACATGAACTTCCATTCATTAAAGCTGACCTGGCTACGGCCACCACCGAATAACCCATTTGCCAGCAGCAGAGACCAACGCTGAGCCCCCTCTACGGCACCATTCCCCAGGGTGATCAGCCTGGTGGCAGGTTGGTTACACTGGACCACTCCCATCACGGAAGGGGAAGCATTTTGTCTTTACTGGAATAGACACTCTGGATAAGGGTTTGCCTTCCTTACACTTAATGCTTCTCCTAAAACCACTACCCATGGACTTACAGAATGCTTTCTTTTATGTACCATGATGGTGTTCCACACAGCACTGATTCTGATAAAGGAACTCACCAAAAGTGCAGCAATGGGACCATGCTTATGGAATTCACTGGTGTTACCATGTTCCTTACCATCCCAAAGCCGCTGGCCTGATGAATAGTTGAATGGCCTTTAGAAGAGTCAGTTACAGGGTCAGTTACGTGGCAATGCCTTGCAGGGCTAGAGCAGTATGTGGCGTTGTTTCTCCCATAGTCAGGATTCATGGGTCCAGGAATCGGGTAGAAACAGGAGTGGCACCACTCAAATTATCCCTGGTGACTCACTAGCAAAATGTTTGCTTCCCGTTCCCATGACCTTATGCTCTGTTGGCCTAGAGGGCTTAGTCCCAAAGGGAGGAATGCTTCCACAAGGACACACAACAATGATTCCACTGAACTGGGAGTTAAGACCAGCTGCCCCACCACTTTGGGCTCCTCATGCCTCTGAATCAATAGGCAAAGAAGGGAGTTACTTTGCTGGTTGGGGTGACTCATCTCG
Protein-coding sequences here:
- the KDM5C gene encoding lysine-specific demethylase 5C isoform X5, producing the protein MEPGSDDFLPPPECPVFEPSWAEFRDPLGYIAKIRPIAEKSGICKIRPPADWQPPFAVEVDNFRFTPRIQRLNELEAQTRVKLNYLDQIAKFWEIQGSSLKIPNVERRILDLYSLSKIVVEEGGYEAICKDRRWARVAQRLNYPPGKNIGSLLRSHYERIVYPYEMYQSGANLVQCNTRPFDNEEKDKEYKPHSIPLRQSVQPSKFNSYGRRAKRLQPDPEPTEEDIEKNPELKKLQIYGAGPKMMGLGLMAKDKTLRKKDKEGPECPPTIVVKEESGGDVKVESPSPKTFLESKEELSHSPEPCTKMTMRLRRNHSNAQFIESYVCRMCSRGDEDDKLLLCDGCDDNYHIFCLLPPLPEIPKGVWRCPKCVMAECKRPPEAFGFEQATREYTLQSFGEMADSFKADYFNMPVHMVPTELVEKEFWRLVNSIEEDVTVEYGADIHSKEFGSGFPVSDSKRHLTPEEEEYATSGWNLNVMPVLEQSVLCHINADISGMKVPWLYVGMVFSAFCWHIEDHWSYSINYLHWGEPKTWYGVPSLAAEHLEEVMKKLTPELFDSQPDLLHQLVTLMNPNTLMSHGVPVVRTNQCAGEFVITFPRAYHSGFNQGYNFAEAVNFCTADWLPAGRQCIEHYRRLRRYCVFSHEELICKMAACPEKLDLNLAAAVHKEMFIMVQEERRLRKALLEKGITEAEREAFELLPDDERQCIKCKTTCFLSALACYDCPDGLVCLSHINDLCKCSSSRQYLRYRYTLDELPAMLHKLKVRAESFDTWANKVRVALEVEDGRKRSLEELRALESEARERRFPNSELLQRLKNCLSEAEACVSRALGLVSGQEAGPYRVAGLQMTLAELRAFLDQMNNLPCAMHQIGDVKGILEQVEAYQVEAREALASLPSSPGLLQSLLERGRQLGVEVPEAQQLQRQVEQARWLDEMKRTLAPSARRGTLAVMRGLLVAGASVAPSPAVDKARAELQELLTIAERWEEKAHLCLEARQKHPPATLEAIIHEAENIPVHLPNIQALKEALAKARAWIADVDEIQNGDHYPCLDDLEGLVAVGRDLPVGLEELRQLELQVLTAHSWREKASKTFLKKNSCYTLLEVLCPCADAGSDSTKRSRWMEKELGLYKSDTELLGLSAQDLRDPGSVIVAFKEGEQKEKEGILQLRRTNSAKPSPLASSTTASSATSICVCGQVPAGVGALQCDLCQDWFHGRCVSVPRLLSSPRPSPTSSPLLAWWEWDTKFLCPLCMRSRRPRLETILALLVALQRLPVRLPEGEALQCLTERAISWQGRARQALASEDVTAVLGRLAELRQRLQAEPRPEEPPTYPSAPASDPVREGSGKDMPKQVQGLLENGDSMTSPEKVAPGEGSDLELLSSLLPQLTGPVLELPEATRAPLEELMLEGDLLEVTLDENHSIWQLLQAGQPPNLERIRTLLELEKAERHGSRARGRALERRRRRKVDRGGEGDDPAREELEPKRVRSSGPEAEEAQEEEELEEETGGEGPPLPTTDSPGTQENQNGLEPALGASSGSSAPFSTLTPRLHVPCPQQPPQQQL
- the KDM5C gene encoding lysine-specific demethylase 5C isoform X12 codes for the protein MEPGSDDFLPPPECPVFEPSWAEFRDPLGYIAKIRPIAEKSGICKIRPPADWQPPFAVEVDNFRFTPRIQRLNELEIVVEEGGYEAICKDRRWARVAQRLNYPPGKNIGSLLRSHYERIVYPYEMYQSGANLVQCNTRPFDNEEKDKEYKPHSIPLRQSVQPSKFNSYGRRAKRLQPDPEPTEEDIEKNPELKKLQIYGAGPKMMGLGLMAKDKTLRKKDKEGPECPPTIVVKEESGGDVKVESPSPKTFLESKEELSHSPEPCTKMTMRLRRNHSNAQFIESYVCRMCSRGDEDDKLLLCDGCDDNYHIFCLLPPLPEIPKGVWRCPKCVMAECKRPPEAFGFEQATREYTLQSFGEMADSFKADYFNMPVHMVPTELVEKEFWRLVNSIEEDVTVEYGADIHSKEFGSGFPVSDSKRHLTPEEEEYATSGWNLNVMPVLEQSVLCHINADISGMKVPWLYVGMVFSAFCWHIEDHWSYSINYLHWGEPKTWYGVPSLAAEHLEEVMKKLTPELFDSQPDLLHQLVTLMNPNTLMSHGVPVVRTNQCAGEFVITFPRAYHSGFNQGYNFAEAVNFCTADWLPAGRQCIEHYRRLRRYCVFSHEELICKMAACPEKLDLNLAAAVHKEMFIMVQEERRLRKALLEKGITEAEREAFELLPDDERQCIKCKTTCFLSALACYDCPDGLVCLSHINDLCKCSSSRQYLRYRYTLDELPAMLHKLKVRAESFDTWANKVRVALEVEDGRKRSLEELRALESEARERRFPNSELLQRLKNCLSEAEACVSRALGLVSGQEAGPYRVAGLQMTLAELRAFLDQMNNLPCAMHQIGDVKGILEQVEAYQVEAREALASLPSSPGLLQSLLERGRQLGVEVPEAQQLQRQVEQARWLDEMKRTLAPSARRGTLAVMRGLLVAGASVAPSPAVDKARAELQELLTIAERWEEKAHLCLEARQKHPPATLEAIIHEAENIPVHLPNIQALKEALAKARAWIADVDEIQNGDHYPCLDDLEGLVAVGRDLPVGLEELRQLELQVLTAHSWREKASKTFLKKNSCYTLLEVLCPCADAGSDSTKRSRWMEKELGLYKSDTELLGLSAQDLRDPGSVIVAFKEGEQKEKEGILQLRRTNSAKPSPLASSTTASSATSICVCGQVPAGVGALQCDLCQDWFHGRCVSVPRLLSSPRPSPTSSPLLAWWEWDTKFLCPLCMRSRRPRLETILALLVALQRLPVRLPEGEALQCLTERAISWQGRARQALASEDVTAVLGRLAELRQRLQAEPRPEEPPTYPSAPASDPVREGSGKDMPKVQGLLENGDSMTSPEKVAPGEGSDLELLSSLLPQLTGPVLELPEATRAPLEELMLEGDLLEVTLDENHSIWQLLQAGQPPNLERIRTLLELEKAERHGSRARGRALERRRRRKVDRGGEGDDPAREELEPKRVRSSGPEAEEAQEEEELEEETGGEGPPLPTTDSPGTQENQNGLEPALGASSGSSAPFSTLTPRLHVPCPQQPPQQQL